The following are from one region of the Francisella opportunistica genome:
- a CDS encoding multidrug effflux MFS transporter gives MIKKDSKLFILTLGLLAMLPPFAVNTYAPAIPNIAEHFGIHANDVIFTFTTYFIGFSIGMLFWGSFSDKFGRKLSLILGMFLYAASTLLCAHSQNFSQLAIFRLIQGLTDSSGTVIALAIARDCYSGKKLTSIISTLAIIMLISPIISPMIGTGLIVSTQSWKSSFYFLFGFGILLLILCSNLPETHANEQRENSIKKLFIAYFYHLGNLPFTIYTICSGLLFAAFFSYIGASSIIYLNVYNTGYTLYMLYFALTIIGVIFANLTLKKFSESVELKLFTRIGLGLSLLSVFVMIIYSHTQFKHGYIFMVLMLVTCYGLSLSSTSLLSQSLQLISNHFGAATAVNNFFKFSLAGFANFVMSFSVGSMLVSNLPIQQLTIILITIVLLYTTKCHEKAKS, from the coding sequence ATGATTAAAAAGGATAGTAAGCTTTTTATTCTTACTCTTGGACTTTTGGCAATGTTACCACCATTTGCTGTAAATACTTATGCTCCAGCTATTCCAAATATTGCTGAGCATTTTGGAATTCATGCAAATGATGTGATTTTCACCTTTACAACCTACTTTATTGGCTTCTCTATAGGAATGCTTTTTTGGGGGTCTTTTTCAGATAAGTTCGGTAGAAAGCTTAGTCTGATTTTAGGTATGTTTCTATATGCTGCAAGTACTTTATTATGTGCCCATAGTCAAAATTTTTCACAACTAGCTATATTTAGGTTAATCCAGGGATTGACCGATTCATCAGGGACTGTAATAGCCTTAGCAATTGCTAGAGACTGTTATAGTGGCAAAAAACTAACAAGCATCATTTCTACTCTAGCAATAATAATGTTGATCTCACCTATTATTTCTCCTATGATAGGGACTGGATTAATAGTCTCAACACAAAGCTGGAAAAGCTCTTTTTATTTTTTATTTGGGTTCGGTATATTGCTACTGATTCTTTGTAGTAATCTTCCAGAAACACACGCAAATGAGCAAAGAGAAAACTCAATTAAAAAATTATTTATAGCCTACTTCTACCATCTTGGAAATTTACCTTTTACTATATATACAATTTGTTCGGGCTTATTATTTGCTGCTTTTTTTAGTTATATTGGAGCCTCTTCTATAATTTACCTTAATGTTTACAATACTGGCTACACTCTTTATATGTTGTATTTCGCTTTAACAATCATTGGAGTTATCTTCGCAAACCTCACATTAAAAAAATTTAGTGAATCAGTTGAACTTAAATTATTTACACGTATCGGTCTTGGTTTATCACTTCTTAGTGTTTTTGTTATGATTATATATAGCCATACACAATTCAAGCATGGTTATATTTTTATGGTCTTAATGCTAGTTACTTGTTATGGTTTAAGTCTAAGCTCGACTTCACTATTAAGTCAGTCTTTGCAGCTAATATCTAATCATTTTGGCGCAGCTACAGCTGTAAATAACTTTTTCAAATTTTCACTTGCTGGCTTTGCCAACTTTGTGATGAGTTTTTCTGTTGGTTCTATGCTTGTATCAAACCTACCTAT